In the genome of Candidatus Atribacteria bacterium, one region contains:
- a CDS encoding redoxin domain-containing protein produces MISCLHKKKEHLLIALLLIVIFWVSFCPSVFCSSFRKNFPAPSFTLKTIDGEIFNLEDYKEKQKLIILYFYDNENNDSINGIEELAKYFEVYTIEEPYQVIMVNTHKDLKEEEIAQIKEFWNNKKIFFPILLDSQNEVSNLYNIEVLPTNIFLDNNLIVKRVYPGLIPKQQNLMFQYLTYFLGAQEKKVSEKKPKKDDGCDDGVCPPPPGY; encoded by the coding sequence ATGATATCTTGTTTACATAAGAAAAAGGAGCATCTTTTAATCGCTTTATTATTAATTGTTATTTTTTGGGTTTCTTTTTGCCCCTCTGTTTTTTGTTCATCTTTTAGAAAAAATTTTCCTGCACCCAGCTTTACACTCAAGACTATAGATGGGGAAATCTTTAATTTGGAAGATTACAAAGAAAAACAAAAGCTCATTATTCTTTATTTTTATGATAATGAAAATAATGATTCAATAAACGGGATAGAAGAGTTGGCCAAGTATTTTGAAGTATACACCATTGAAGAACCTTATCAGGTTATTATGGTAAATACCCATAAGGACCTGAAAGAGGAAGAGATTGCTCAGATTAAAGAATTTTGGAATAATAAAAAAATATTTTTTCCCATCCTTTTAGACAGTCAGAATGAAGTGAGCAATCTTTATAATATTGAAGTTTTGCCCACTAATATCTTTTTAGATAATAATTTGATCGTAAAGAGGGTCTATCCGGGGCTAATCCCCAAACAACAAAATTTAATGTTCCAATATCTAACATATTTCTTAGGAGCTCAAGAAAAAAAGGTGTCCGAGAAAAAGCCCAAAAAAGACGACGGTTGTGATGATGGAGTATGTCCTCCTCCGCCAGGTTATTAG